The following nucleotide sequence is from Nymphalis io chromosome Z, ilAglIoxx1.1, whole genome shotgun sequence.
CGTTAGTAACATAACTGTTTCTTTTTACATGTGTAATATCATAGATTTGTGCGTATaccatataaaacttttaattcagTAATTTACTTTCGCCATTAGCTTATGAGTCGCAGAGCATCTAATATTATGGCCATAATATCGCAGagcatacaaaatataaaattgtccaTATAATGTGCCCATTATAAAGCCGTGAAACAACCGTGCAATTGTAGATGGTTTCGCGACTTCGAGTTTACGCTTCGCGACGTTCCCCTTTTGGTGTCGCTTTTTAGTCCCGCGACAAAAAATTCGATttgaatcaaattataaatcgaTAAAACGAAACGTTGCAAGTGTAGAGGGCCATATTTTTCGCGCACAGAACACGCGCAAATCGCGGCTAAAGTTCGCGGCCGCGATTCATGGGCGATTGGAGAGCCAGTTATAgtgaataacatttaaatttgcaCCTTGTAatcgtatttataaattaatacatagcaTTGAATTAATCGTTTATGGTATTCTTTTAGAGCGTAAATTTATCACCTGGCATCGTATGGTGGGCGGGGCATAGGTCGCGGAGCAGTAGTTATCGGGTTCCCTCCATACATCTGGTACGAGTCGTCAATTACGACCGTTTCGCTGGAAAATTGGTCGAATTTATaggtaattataatttcttGTCATATTTGTCGGGGACTAAAAAAGGAAAGTACTTACCGGAAGGAAAACAATACAAACccctattttaaaaattaaactaaaaattaattacaaattaatacataaaactattttaagcaATCTTTACTTGGATTCTTCGTTGATGACCGGAGCAACAGGTGGTCTTCCGGCAGTGGATCCTAGGAATTGAGTGTAATAGGGGTCTTCATAGGGGCGGGGGGCCACGACGCGCTCCGGCGACGACATATATACATCTTCTGAATGCGCtgtacgaaatatatttttggtaaaaaCGTCATACATGAAACTATTCGGTGTTCGAAATTCAATTTACGtaacaaatgtaatttaaaaaaaaataagcttagGAAATAACgtgaaaaaattaaagttatggTACACcaagattaaataatataacatgtacTTGAAGCTGAATAGGATATAATGGCATAAGAAAGCGAAGACAGTAAAGCTCATttgaaatttagaataaaaattaaaaaaaaaatgaaaatatgtattagCTGTGTTAGTAAATgttcaaaacaattttaaaaataattactaatatacgTTGTGTAGCgggtatatttaaaaacttcttCTTCTCTTTCTGTCCTCAGCAATTCTAATAATCGAAAGAGAAGACAAAGTGTCGTGTAATTTTACGAACGCTGCACAACGTTTATTAATAAGAGGAAGTAATTACGTTTGAGAGTAATAACTATAAGATTGTTCGCGTATCACatcttattatattgataaaaagagtgatttaaatatatttttaaaagctatGCACTCAATTGAATCAAGGATcatattaatcttttttaatagttatctCTATTATATACTTGGAATCAGTTCAAAGCGGTACtaagactaaaatatataacagcgttttatcaaataaaacctAGACATTCAcaatgttatacatataaagctccttatttaattatttattgttgtaagaagataatattaaaatatattgtttagttgcaaatttttactataataacaaatattaagtaattaattttttttgagtgGAATCAATTAAGAGGAGTCGTTTGTTTGTATTAAACCTGTTAATACGACACTGAAAGAATAAAAAGCTTCAAGCAAATAAGATTTTTGAAGCGAAAAAAACACGTCGACAGGAGGAGGCCGGGGTTACCAGGAATAGAGTATAGTTGATCGGTACCGCGGGGACATTCAGCTGCGGCGAAGGGGAAACAGCGCTCTGAGCCGCTTCCCGGAACATATGAGCGCACCGGTTTTGGTGGCGCAGGGGGACCTACACACACAGTTTTTAGAAAAATCCCTATAAAATATCTAATCTCCGCCGGATCTCGTTAATTCTTAAGAAACACATACATTATGCAGTGAATCGAAAAAATGTCTGTCTTATTTGGTAATGGcggaaatttataaaaaaaaaactatgtcaGTAATTATACCATAGTGGGAACTTAGTGGTACCTACGAAAGTGATTTTGCTTACATTGAGTTTGCTGCGAACGATCAGACGGCACAGGGGGCGCTGCTGGGGAGTAGGCTCTCAATACAGCTCCACCGCGAGGTAATGTACTTGGAGCATGGCCTCCCATGTAGTAAGCAGGCGGTTTCccctaaaacaaaattaaaaggtggattaaatatttcaattagtaCATCTATATCaatcaatacataataatatgtacctataattgtaaaatatccataaaagtaataaattaataatatttgagtaTGTTCACACTACTTCGACCAGACATACTGGTATTGGCCGTACCAAGAAATGTGCGTAATGAATGTATGCGTGTTGTGTATTTCAGCAGCACTATTTACGTACGAGAGTAAAACACACACGTTTGGTGGACACAATACCTTTATTGGACGTAAATTGTCGTGATTGAACGTGTTGCAATTTAACTTTCGgaacgtatattattattagcatgTTTACCGACTTATAGAGTTAATAGCAAGAACCAAATGGATATACTTTTGGCACCTAagagtacaataataataatgaaataaaatgttgttagtTCTGATACTTCCTCTAATCTATACgcttattatgtattatagacGTCTAACGCGGTACCGGCAACTTGtagttataatatgtaaattaatttatttaaatttagtcaaTCGATTTCTCCACGAGACTGCTATGAATAATCCTCACACTtccttattttaaacttttatgatTTATGTTAAACTTAcagtaaacaaaattattacgaTAGAAATAATACtgttatttgtataaagtaattACGTCGTCGTTACGTGTTAATGTCGGtaagaatgaaaaataaatagcgaatttaaatgttctttattaatcaaaaatatctaTTGGCGCGCATTGGGAGTAAGACCGACTCGTTtgtcgtgacggcaaacggcatgacgctctcttatgctcTCTTCCTTTTTTCCACCGCAGCTCTCTACTCCCTTgtgtataataagaaaaaaaattatgaaccaaacaaaaatttaatttattttactccatagatatttctttataaattcttccaataaccatcaatttcgatgtgtttttaaatttataaattataaaaagcgtCCTGTATATGCAAGGCAAATGTGGCCGGCACATACAGgccacattttttaatttttgattctGAAATGCAATATCACAATTTAAAAAGATACACATTAACTATGTTCAATCcttgaatattaaaaagttcGACAattatcgatatttaaaatgataattaattacattataaataagtgaCGTCATGTTTTATtacctgtttattttatttaaatactatgtCATTTCCTGTTCAGTAGataacgtgtatgtaaaatCTCAAAACGATCGGTTGAGTAGCTAAGTTATGAGagtttaacaaacaaataaactcatatataatattagtatggattagttttgcccgcggtttcacctgcTTAGTTCCCGTTCCCACAGGAATACGGGGACGAAATGTAGCccatgttactcgctgataaagTAGCTTTCCATtggtgaaataattattaaaatcagtttagtggtttaggcttgaaagcgtaacaaataaacaaataaactcacatgcgcatttataatattagttaggattattatgtgttaaaagctttaaatttaatacgagTGAGGCTGATAGGCAGTTTAACCCTCTAGCACGCGTAAGCCCTACATAACCTCACCCTCACCAGAGTGTGCTTGATAATGGCGTACAAAGTAACATGTGATcattagtattataatactTGATACAGTCATACCGtaacaatgtattttacaaacaatttcaaaacaataacCGTTGTAACATCACTCGGTAAAGATGTCAGTCGATATTTTGTCTGTCAGTAGGAAGCACGATCATAAGATATTGGTGAATTTGAGCGATTCTGtggtttgtataataaatattaaccgaaTACTTATTTAATGCCAATAAgaagtttgttattttttacttgcTAATatcttaaagtatttatttgatcTCTCtactctttatttatatttatttgtgtctTATGTCGTTTAACAATTTATGTCTAGCAAATTGATTAAAGTGGGGTTTCTAATCTCGTCATTTTGCTATTACTTAAGACTTACACAGTTTCTCCAGTGAAACGGAATTACAATTCAAAGGGTAACCGCTGCGTCTATTTCACCATCGCTTCgccataataattatgtacagtcgtttaatatttaatattgttttctatatatataatacttaagaaCGTGAATTTCACTCATATCAAGTTACTAGCGAAAATACGAAGCGTATCttcttctataataatattatatactaaaatcttctcCGAAACGCCGTGCATCTTGTAGTATAAGTTTGATTTATATTGGTTTAGCAGTCGTTttagttaggcattacaaaaagggtttctttatttattagtatggaattgtcatatatttatatttcatacttaaccttttagtattattatttcagaTAGCCGAGATAGCCGGCCCAGTGGGGAATGAATACGTGAATCGTAAACGAAGATTTTGGGTTCAAGCCCGAGCAAACTCTGAatttttcatgtttataatatgaaaatcagGCACACGTACACTCCAACGTTACGTACGttttggagcagcgaggtggaataaacttaaaacttcTTCCTGAAAAGGATGGGCGGTCTAAACCCACGGGACTTTGAGAGGCTGTTAATTtgctttcattatttaataattaagtgtTTCATTCTTCACTACGGTACAGTTATGCCAGGGATAGAGTAACCCCTGGCATAACTTCATAAgcgttaaaatttatatttaactcacGTCACAGCCttagaatgtcccactgctgggctaacgcctcctctccctttttgaggagaaggtttgcggcttattccaacacgctgcttcaatacggtttggtagaatacacatgtggcagaattccagtgaaatgagacacatgcagctttcctcacgatgttttccttcaccgtaaatcacgagatgaattataatcacaaattaagcacatgaatattcagtggtgctttcccgggtttgaacccacgatcatcagttaagattcacgcgttcttaccactgggccatctcgggtaaactattaaatatatataattttatttatataattccatAAGCATGACATTTGACTGTGTGTAGTGTCAGTAGAAATACACCGTCACATGATGCTACTTGGTCACGTTGCTGTTACGCATACTGCGATTTGTCCGAAATAAAAACAGCGAACGCCGTCTAGTGACAGTAGTCGAAATTCTATACAAATCGCAATTAACATCGACGCTATCGAATGGCACTGAATTAAAACTAATCTATGTCGTTAACTAAATACTTTTGACCGTGTTTGTATTATAGATCTACCCGACCCGACGTAAGTTGCAAATTTATTCACAGATATTTGtgcaattactatttaaatatttaaatttaatatggtttttatatttaccaaaatatactattaataaataaaactatcataataatacaatagGAATAAACaatctacataatatttaaaaaatcttgattgtgaaatataaatttaaagtaattttgaccggttttaattaaacaacaatCAGCTACTCGACTCGGCTTTGCACGTGTGTATTTAGTGTATACATAGAAAGGTATTGAACGCACAACAAACAAAAAGAtggttttgaatatataagcatttattatttgaagatattttatttcGCATACAAAATTTTTCGTAAGAGTTGCTGCCATTTCAAAGATTTCGGAATATCTAATGTCACAGTTTGCATTTTTGGAAAAAATGTCGCAAAACGAAAACGCGAGATGCCTACTCTAAGTGACCTCTCATTCACTTTGTTactgtcttttttattttatggttgATGTGTGACGAAAAGCGAAATCCGTTGAAAAATAAGAGAAAAGGAAGTGTTGGATGAATTAATGGtgtttttgaagttttataaaattgaataacatCATTATTTTTCTGGCGGCAATAACGGGTACTACGTTGTAATGGCACGACCTtcacaaatatatatcttatatcatAGATGGCGCTCTAAGCAATAACaatgatcgttttttttttattttgcattttgtACTCTCAATCAAAACTGTTTACtcatgatttaaaaaatgaattcatattttggatttttttttagaaactcATTTTGGGTTTGGATTCCCAGTGTTTCGAATGTCTAATATTGATCTCTTTTTTCTAAGTTATCGTTTACatgatttaaaatgaattttataaatttaaattgtttcttaacatttttgcatattaaaaaaataacataaaatagagGAGAGAAGTAAGAAACAATTCATACAAATCAGAGAAAGTTgaacaaaggtttttttttttaaattaagaaacgtaaattatatatattgaaacaaaataaatgaagtatttcttttatacatatacccttttattttgaaattgttttaaacgatattcttcaaaataaaaatgcatgCTCATATAAACCAATCATTTTTTGTGATTGTGAAGAAACTTTAGTGAGTTGTGTCGCTTACTGCGGATGAtccaaaaaaagcaaaaaaaaaaatatttgtgtatgttgtgctttaatataatttcttttttctttcttcaaaactgaatttttatgttgaTCCTTATTTTCCTCGTGCGAAGCCAGTAAGGACCcctaataaatagaaatataatactttGTTCTCAATTTaatcgttaattttatttccagATTGAACTAGTTTAGTATGACACGAATACAATGTTTACTTTTTACAATGATTGTCTTGGCCGACGCAATAAATCGTTCCGTCTACAAAATAGTCCTCACCCAAAAAGGATTCGCTCAAGTTTGTATACCTTTCAACGAAAGTATTAGCTTCGTCAGAACAAGAATTTGTAATgagaaatttaatatcattgaaataataaatgtatcaaaTAGCATGAACTCTATAAGCAAGTATTGTGCATCGACTTACATTCAAAAGAAATGCTATAGCTTTGCGAAATTAAACGAACGTATTGTTCTTAGTTTCAATGGACTTCTATATTCTATAGAATTCAACGTTTGATAAATGCTCATCATTTCAGTTCCTTCAATACGATTTAGAAACTCCGCCGATAAGGGAATTCACATTTTGCACTTGGCTACGATTTTTCGACCTGGCTGGCGATCAGAGCTTGTTCACTTATATCGGTGAGTTATACTCTCATATAGGCTGGACTAACAAGTACCTCAAAAAATCAAGAACGGTTTGAATTTTTATTGTGTATCAAGATGGCGATTGCACGCATTCATTTAATTTGTGGTAAAATCATAATGGACGAAATAGAGACTAGTCATTAAGGAAATGATTCAACACAACGAAATtcgtatgtaatttaatataaaatatgtaaaataacattgtatatagttattaaaataatataaatatttaaataatatattattgaaacattaattgatcaaaacgccaattttttcgcggcaattttttttttatctggtaaaaatatttcttttgaaacGATTGCATTTTAAAGAGACTGGACTATTAAAAACCTAATTTACTTGTTTccctatatttataattgtctaTTATGGACCTGACCGGAGCTCTGTAAgtttatgaaacatttttatatttttatcaaatatatgtatgtatatattaacatacttTATTACTGGTTGAaacaatattactatattaGCTATTAGGCATTACTTTAAACACGGCCTAGTTAAATAgctcgaaatatttttaaagagccgtgaatatatgtataataaaatttaaaacattaacaaataatgTATGTAAGAATCGTTGAGTAAATATCGTTGCAATACAATATTAATGAACACGACCCCTTTATTTGGACCAGTTCGTTGCTATATtgcctaatattttaatttttggtatTAGGCAACATATTTATGTTCTATGATGGTTATCAAGGTGTTGTCCCCGAAGCAAACAGTATATTGTGACGAACAATGTGACATAGGAACGCTTATGATGATGCCTTATGAAGTGGTTCACTGTTCACCGATTAATTAAACGCCAGCAACGCAAGTTTGTGGTcggcttatattataaatatatttatggaacATTTACACTTGAGTATATTAACATCGATaatcaaattacaattaaaccTAAACAATAACAATTGACATGAAAATTAAAGTTTCGTAAAATCTTAGAATTGTCGCCAAATgtactaatttgttttttaacaataaataattcaatttctaaaattatttgcGCTAGAAAATGTACGTTAATAACGTGCGATTTAGTTTGAAATATTGTGTCTAATTTGATTAGTTCTTGATATTTACGTAaacaagtaatttttttgtacatacattacatacaaatGCGCACTTAACTTAGACGTTCGTAATTTATGAGTGCTTGATTAGCCAGTTCACagtctatttaatataatcacgAATGTTAAATTCAACTATTTAGagcgtgtttatttttttagcaaACGGTAATAACCGTGTAGTAAGGCTTTGGCTTGATTCTGGAGGACggcatattaaaatatcaatgaacGGACGGGCTTCATCGAGTGCACTGgtcgatattaataaaaattcgtGGCGTCATATATGCCTTTCCTACCAATCAGATTTTGGCGCGTGGGCACTATACGTGGATGGACGACTGGAATCCTGCGAGGCCGCACAAAGTGTATGCATTCCTTTGCGTTTTATCCTTTGTTCAGGTTATTTCTATTTGCATGAAATTGGAATATGTggtgtttgaaaatatttttacccgTGTTTTTACATCGTCCgcaataatatgaaatttgtataatataatattactaaaagaGTTCgattacaatatgtatttataggaCATTACACAAGCAAATTTTGTACTAGGTCATGAGCAGTCATATAGACAGCTTGGATCATGATTACCTACGGCAAATTTGTGACTTGCATAACTAGTCATGTTGTGCAAGAAATTTTCAGACGCGAGTACTTTCATGTTACGCTGCTTCGAAACTATTTATATGAGATTGGTTAATAGTAACTTATTTTACAGCTTTATGGTTTCGTGATTCCTGGTGGAGGAAGCGTCATTATCGGTTACGGTATAACCGACTCAGGTATTATACtgtatctaataatattatactttaagcttaataacaaaattaatacgTTCTCCGTGATTTTATACTAGGTATTCCAAGCGGCCTAGATGGTGAGGTATTTGGAGCGAACATGATACTTACTTCAACAATAGAGCgcaattatacaattaaaaaagatCCTGAATTTCGACAAAAAACATTTACTAGAAATAAGTTATTAgctaacaataacaataaatatatagtacttGGCAATGTTTCTAGTGACACGGTACAATATTCTTCTGAAACATTGAGTTTTCCTTTTTACAATACTActcgaaattttaaaaaatttacaacgCCACACAGTACAATAGAACACGATGTTGGTGTAGATTTTTCACCGGTAAAAATGAAATCGACTGATGCTTCAAATGAAAAAGAAATTTTGGATTTTTCGTTAGTGGATAAAAAATTTAAGGGCAATGGTGATAAGGTAAAATTTTGGACTCTCATGAGTCAAACTGGCAATAGCAGCAAATTTAAAGGAAGAAATAGTAAAAGTAGGGAGCTATCTGGTTCTAAATTTCAAGAATTTCCTAAAGTATCAGAATACGAAACACTACCACCTCCGTCATCATTTCAAGGTTTTGTGCgctcaaattttaaaataaagaaaccaATGATAACGCCTACTTTTGAAACAAAGGAATACGGAAAAGCTAATTCTGCGAAAATTGTTTCCGACCAAAATAGTAACGGAGTATTTGATACGGAAAAAACTCCACCGCCAGAGAAAAATGCAAAAGTATACGGTCAATGGACAAGTTCACAATTCGCCAAtagtgttttaaattatattaaaagtttaaacaaTCAAAGACAACAAAGAAAAATACCATCAACAATCCCACTAATTAAACTGTCTGATTCATCTCCTTATGCATCTGAtttcaaattaacaaaaatcCGTCCAccttataaaatacaaagaagAACTATTATGGACAAACGTATTGATAAACGCGAGGTTTACCATCCAGAAATAAATATGGGAAACTTACATCACGACATAAGCAGTGCAATTTTAGAATCCCACGCTAAGACTCAGGgtcatgatataaaaataattgatcgTAGAATTCTAAAAGATAACAAAGGTCATAGCATCTATAGGGATGTAGATAACCAATTGTCAAGCGAAATACTAAAACCACGACATTTCGTTGCTGCttcgaaaattaatttaaataactttcaagctcgttttaatatttacagaaacAGTAATTTAATGACAAtacttccatttttaaaatcgaCCGAATACTTCATAGATGGAAATAACAACAAGAAAACTAGAACTAGCAATGATATATACACTAAAAGTCTATCAAATGCAAATAAGTGGCACAATGTTAAATCTTTTAGTAATGATTACACGCCGCGACATATTAATATGGAATCAGATGAAAATCAGATCACTATTGATACAAAAGTAGCCGAAgcgaataaaaaatatccttCAATTAGGTTAAAATATATGCCAAATAATcacaaaatagtaaaaaatcttGACGAAGAACCTATTTTGAATGCTCGTAGCAAGGCAATGGAAATATCTAATTTATCAAATACTAATCTGGATtcaatttctatattaaaatacaatcatGGCTTTTTACCAAGCTACAATATTAATTCACCCCTCTTAGGTAATAATGTTCGAGATGAAAATActtctgataaaaataaattcaatcaaaatgTTAAGATAGAGAATGCTTTGAATGAGCGTTTTATAATTGGAAATAATGAAGAGCAAAATAAGCAAAGTTTTATTGGAGGAGACGAGAAGGTTccggatataaataattatagatctGATTTGGATCATAAAGGTGAAAATGTAACTCCTTCTGTCGGATTGAAAATTTGCAAAAATGCCGAATTATACGATCGATTGTTTTACGTTCAGCCAGATGGTAGTGTTGACGTCACACAAATACTATCgcctattaagaaaaaaaatttaggtattgaatttattaagcaaaattataaaaaatgttctttaGAAGAGTCTATATTTAAACATAGTTCTTTGTTATTTATCGATTGGAATAAAACACCCGTTAGACTATTCGGAGGTTCATATCCTCAAAAAACAAAAGATCTATGTggttttttctaattttaaataatattccgtTTGTATACAATAAAGGAAAAttgttctataataaataaatgatttatgttagtacaattagattttatttcatttattgtatagtttgaaaatatatgtcatattcaaatattaatttaaaatgaataagatTTGGTTGTTGCTGGCTGGCAATATTTTTTGAGacgttgatatttttataaatatagtacaaGTATATCGACGGTACAGGTGgatattcatatatttgtaaaagCCTTAAGACATACTTAACTTCATTGGTTTGTTATGGGCTCATATTATCTAGCGTTATAAAGTGGATAATACGAttcataattgatttataaaacgatatattatatttattaatgatcatttagataaatatattaatctaagAGCGACCAACATTTGGTAGACATAATAGACTGTTTTATAAGaagaaaatagtaataaaattgttacttttaaaGACGATTTCTTAAATAACTCAaaagaacaatattaatttacaataaacttGACTACAAAGTTAATTTCGTAattaaaacgaaacaaaaatgttaataacCGTTTGCATAAATTTTATCCTTGGCCGAAAATATTTAAACCAGTTTTTGATTATGGAGAACCTACATTACGGTTaactttctctttcttttttttgtcaCAAAATCAATCACGTCACAATTCGCTCAAAATATTTCGCAAATCAAATGTCCAATATTTGCAACTGAATGAATTAACATTACTATTACGTtggtgaaatataaaaaatctttgtcTTGTCATAAAAACAATCAACCTCGATGTTAAGTTATATTCAAAGTTAAACTCTGTAAATATATATGGTATGCATTTAACGAAGTTCGCGATGCCGGCATTTGATTTAGCGTTTGTTCCCGACTACGTGACCGGAATCTCGAGTAACttcaaaaattatgaatattatatgcTATATTTGCAATCTATAACCAATCATAatcatatttgtatatagtttattaaaacaGATACTGGCTAtagttaaatatgaaatttagtAGCCACTTTTTCCacgttaaattatttcattgtttataatcataattcataatataaaatttctgaTCCGGAGAGGATTTGGAGCGAAACAGacgaaactttttaataaagattaaaattaacgaaaatacatttattaaaggtTAATTCAACAAAACATGAAGCGCATATTTcgcaattaaaaaaagaatgaattCGAACGTAACCAGTAATATAAAGAGCATAGCCatgttatataactatattatggACTTCTTTGAGCTAgtcggtaaaataaaaaataaagtatttacgcAGCGTGTATGCAATTTTTAGCCACTATTAACTGTTCGCTGTTTTATTCGTTACTGCTTTACTTATTTTTAGACTATAGGGCTTATTTCGTAAAACAAAGAAACGATAATTTCGTCATGTCCATTCCTGGTTCACAGCGTCAtagttatataacaatttttgacatatttgcatattttttttaggtgTTAGAAACAAAATCCTCAATtggaaaaaaagtttatttcctAATGGAATCATGAGGGTGAATTTTATCAAGCTTCTTATTATTAAGGGCTTATAAAGTTACAGTTTcgatattaatttgtttcaaaagcgcgtacaaaaattattttctaataaatttcaGTTTGTTTAACCATttaacagtatatatatttagttatattaaatcttataatgtaagaaatgtaaattttaaaatgtttatttagctGACGATTGATAAGCTCGTTCTTGCAAATTatctgtaatatattaaataaattcacttacttaaaaatattatctatgtacAAAATTCAATAAGATGtcagatatatttatatctacaaatatatattttttgaaatttataaaattttgcatatatcTTTGTCTATTAACGATCACACTGAA
It contains:
- the LOC126780317 gene encoding uncharacterized protein LOC126780317, producing the protein MTRIQCLLFTMIVLADAINRSVYKIVLTQKGFAQFLQYDLETPPIREFTFCTWLRFFDLAGDQSLFTYIANGNNRVVRLWLDSGGRHIKISMNGRASSSALVDINKNSWRHICLSYQSDFGAWALYVDGRLESCEAAQSLYGFVIPGGGSVIIGYGITDSGIPSGLDGEVFGANMILTSTIERNYTIKKDPEFRQKTFTRNKLLANNNNKYIVLGNVSSDTVQYSSETLSFPFYNTTRNFKKFTTPHSTIEHDVGVDFSPVKMKSTDASNEKEILDFSLVDKKFKGNGDKVKFWTLMSQTGNSSKFKGRNSKSRELSGSKFQEFPKVSEYETLPPPSSFQGFVRSNFKIKKPMITPTFETKEYGKANSAKIVSDQNSNGVFDTEKTPPPEKNAKVYGQWTSSQFANSVLNYIKSLNNQRQQRKIPSTIPLIKLSDSSPYASDFKLTKIRPPYKIQRRTIMDKRIDKREVYHPEINMGNLHHDISSAILESHAKTQGHDIKIIDRRILKDNKGHSIYRDVDNQLSSEILKPRHFVAASKINLNNFQARFNIYRNSNLMTILPFLKSTEYFIDGNNNKKTRTSNDIYTKSLSNANKWHNVKSFSNDYTPRHINMESDENQITIDTKVAEANKKYPSIRLKYMPNNHKIVKNLDEEPILNARSKAMEISNLSNTNLDSISILKYNHGFLPSYNINSPLLGNNVRDENTSDKNKFNQNVKIENALNERFIIGNNEEQNKQSFIGGDEKVPDINNYRSDLDHKGENVTPSVGLKICKNAELYDRLFYVQPDGSVDVTQILSPIKKKNLGIEFIKQNYKKCSLEESIFKHSSLLFIDWNKTPVRLFGGSYPQKTKDLCGFF